Proteins encoded by one window of Phytohabitans houttuyneae:
- a CDS encoding 1-aminocyclopropane-1-carboxylate deaminase/D-cysteine desulfhydrase translates to MAQAEVQPRRRARAGTPDAAYVRRRTLQPHPRGRRRRPLLRLCHHRGHPWRRAPAAQPDPGLRHRSRHAPALPGPHDVSGEDVATGHRGAAAHAGDFYLVPEGGSNALALRGCAELPGEIPFAFDHICCPTGTGGTLAGIALGLAGEQRAIGFSALKGGAFLAGGVRRLQAEYGRVTDNWSVETDHHFGGYARRNAELDDFARDFEERHAMPLDWVYVAKMLYGVFALVRAGRFPPGSVVVAVITGSGQFEDPHRPAHAI, encoded by the coding sequence GTGGCGCAAGCTGAAGTACAACCTCGCCGCCGCGCGAGAGCGGGGACACCGGACGCTGCTTACGTTCGGCGGCGCACACTCCAACCACATCCGCGCGGTCGCCGCCGCCGGCCACTACTTCGGCTTTGCCACCATCGGGGTCATCCGTGGCGAAGAGCACCTGCCGCTCAACCCGACCCTGGCCTACGCCACCGGTCGCGGCATGCGCCTGCACTACCTGGACCGCACGACGTATCGGGCGAAGACGTCGCCACAGGTCATCGCGGGGCTGCGGCGCACGCTGGGGACTTTTACCTGGTACCGGAAGGCGGCAGCAACGCCCTCGCCCTGCGCGGCTGTGCCGAGCTGCCCGGGGAGATCCCGTTCGCGTTCGACCACATCTGCTGCCCCACGGGCACGGGCGGCACGCTCGCCGGCATCGCGCTCGGCCTGGCCGGCGAGCAGCGGGCGATCGGGTTTTCGGCGCTCAAGGGCGGCGCGTTCCTGGCTGGCGGGGTGCGGCGGCTCCAGGCGGAGTACGGCCGGGTGACCGACAACTGGTCGGTGGAGACCGACCACCACTTCGGCGGCTACGCGCGCCGCAACGCCGAGCTGGACGACTTCGCCCGCGACTTCGAGGAACGGCACGCGATGCCACTGGACTGGGTGTATGTGGCGAAGATGCTGTACGGCGTCTTCGCGCTGGTGCGGGCCGGCCGCTTTCCGCCCGGCAGCGTGGTGGTCGCCGTCATCACCGGCAGCGGACAGTTCGAAGATCCACATAGGCCGGCGCATGCCATCTGA
- a CDS encoding HAD family hydrolase yields MGRSAAFFDLDKTVIAKSSALAFGRPFYRDGLITRRDVVKSAYAQLMFRLGGTDEQSMARTRDYLAELCKGWQVDQVRQIVTETLHELINPYVYAEAAALIEEHQAAGRDIVLVSASGEEIVRPIGELLGITDVIATRMTIEDGRYNGQVEFYAAGPSKAAAVTEMAKERGYDLDESYAYSDSISDAPLLEVVGHPTVVNPDRLLRRLATENAWPVLEFRHPIPLGRRLRERPAVPVAAAAIGVGVGVAIGIAWYGRHRKTRTKHAGGTTQ; encoded by the coding sequence GTGGGCCGGAGTGCCGCCTTTTTTGACCTGGACAAGACGGTGATCGCGAAGTCGAGCGCGTTGGCGTTCGGCCGGCCCTTCTACCGGGACGGGCTGATCACCCGGCGCGACGTCGTCAAGTCGGCCTATGCGCAGCTGATGTTCCGGCTGGGCGGCACCGACGAGCAGAGCATGGCTCGCACCCGGGACTACCTCGCCGAGCTGTGCAAAGGCTGGCAGGTCGACCAGGTCCGCCAGATCGTCACCGAGACGCTGCACGAGCTGATCAACCCGTACGTGTACGCGGAGGCGGCCGCGCTGATCGAGGAGCACCAGGCGGCCGGGCGGGACATCGTGCTGGTCTCGGCCTCGGGCGAGGAGATCGTCCGGCCGATCGGCGAGCTGCTGGGCATCACCGACGTGATCGCCACGCGGATGACGATCGAGGACGGGCGGTACAACGGGCAGGTCGAGTTCTACGCGGCCGGGCCGAGCAAGGCGGCCGCGGTGACCGAGATGGCCAAGGAACGGGGCTACGACCTGGACGAGTCGTACGCGTACTCCGACTCGATCAGCGACGCCCCACTGCTGGAGGTGGTCGGCCACCCCACCGTGGTCAACCCCGACCGCCTGCTGCGCCGCCTCGCGACCGAAAACGCCTGGCCGGTGCTGGAGTTTCGGCACCCGATCCCGCTGGGCCGGCGGCTGCGGGAGCGCCCGGCCGTCCCGGTGGCCGCGGCCGCGATCGGCGTGGGTGTCGGCGTCGCAATCGGCATCGCCTGGTACGGGCGGCATCGCAAGACGCGCACCAAGCACGCCGGGGGTACGACCCAGTAG
- a CDS encoding PH domain-containing protein, whose amino-acid sequence MVWELAALAIFGWSTVELFELGGPRVLALGLGLAALWALGCWRIARMGVYVSEYGVRVRGLFRSRTVSWRSVERIRLHEAAHRIGRLQIPSGMTVLIERADGTEVPTSLWAQGVDFHNQPGAFRAVYHDLRERHAAALRLAPA is encoded by the coding sequence ATGGTCTGGGAGCTCGCCGCACTCGCGATCTTTGGCTGGAGCACCGTCGAGCTCTTCGAGCTGGGCGGCCCGCGGGTCCTCGCACTCGGCCTCGGCCTCGCCGCGCTGTGGGCGCTGGGCTGCTGGCGGATCGCACGGATGGGTGTCTACGTCAGTGAGTACGGCGTGCGGGTGCGCGGCCTGTTCCGCTCCCGCACGGTCTCCTGGCGCAGCGTGGAGCGCATCCGCCTGCACGAGGCGGCGCACCGCATCGGGCGGCTGCAGATCCCCAGCGGCATGACAGTGCTGATCGAGCGGGCCGATGGCACCGAGGTGCCGACGTCGCTGTGGGCGCAGGGTGTCGACTTCCACAACCAGCCGGGCGCGTTTCGCGCGGTCTACCACGACCTGCGTGAGCGGCACGCCGCCGCGCTCCGCCTGGCCCCCGCTTAG
- a CDS encoding DUF1932 domain-containing protein: MGRAGGDDARRPFGAVRPARRGRGLELLGSLDDVVAAARVVLVVTPPGAARDAARDIADAARRTGARPLVADLNAVAPTTVASIEATLAEAGLDLVDGSISGPPPGVRPGARVYLSGARAGEVAALPWRDVRPILLAGPNGRASAVKMSTASVYKGVTAVVAQALRAADFHGVLDEVLADLGETADPGAIAVAATKAARFVAEMREISSAQGAAGLTPALFEAFAEVYAEIAATDLAAGHPEDTPRDVPAAEVVRRLRRR; encoded by the coding sequence ATGGGGCGCGCGGGTGGTGACGACGCTCGACGGCCGTTCGGAGCGGTCCGGCCGGCTCGCCGCGGCCGCGGGCTGGAGCTGCTAGGCAGCCTCGATGACGTGGTCGCCGCGGCGCGGGTCGTCCTCGTCGTCACACCACCGGGCGCGGCCCGGGACGCCGCGCGGGACATTGCCGACGCGGCTCGGCGCACCGGAGCTCGGCCGCTGGTCGCCGATCTCAACGCTGTCGCACCCACCACCGTCGCGTCGATCGAGGCCACGCTGGCCGAGGCGGGTCTCGACCTGGTCGACGGGTCGATCTCGGGGCCTCCGCCGGGTGTACGGCCCGGTGCCCGCGTCTACCTGTCCGGGGCGCGGGCGGGCGAGGTCGCCGCCCTGCCCTGGCGCGACGTGCGGCCGATCCTGCTGGCGGGGCCGAACGGGCGGGCGAGCGCGGTCAAGATGTCCACCGCGAGTGTCTACAAGGGAGTGACGGCGGTCGTCGCCCAGGCGCTGCGGGCGGCGGACTTTCACGGTGTACTCGATGAGGTCCTTGCGGATCTTGGTGAGACGGCCGATCCGGGCGCGATTGCGGTGGCCGCGACGAAGGCCGCCCGGTTTGTCGCTGAAATGCGGGAGATCTCCTCGGCGCAGGGTGCGGCCGGGCTGACCCCGGCGCTCTTCGAGGCGTTCGCCGAGGTGTACGCGGAGATCGCCGCCACCGACCTCGCCGCCGGCCACCCGGAGGACACCCCGCGGGACGTGCCGGCGGCCGAGGTGGTGCGGCGGCTCAGGAGGCGGTAG